A genomic region of Barnesiella viscericola DSM 18177 contains the following coding sequences:
- a CDS encoding AAA family ATPase — translation MIETFTVKNYRSYRDKAELSFVASKKEGSKTNDLPPIWYKEINGKRILRLLLCVGLNGTGKSKMFSALNYLRMIATAKPQKPSDKPEYRPFLLDKSSSTQPTELSLIYYIDGTCFNYDIKVSSECIEEEELKLVQSRSSRIFYRYHNKELDKVVINYGSACDLSKSDQHDLEVNTLANASVLSTFGALNLESQILSKNFDYFENHISMIHRSDKSLADKLQTGDPEKDRVLKNLLLRLLNDVGTNICDYVIEEASLNISELIANGAPDIVIKAMMEQYPSGVITHKNLRFIHSTKDGESGLDFDLESLGTKNIIRLLVVLYDVVVGEKSTCIDEIEYGIHTKALAFILKMYLTIAENCQLIVATHDLSLLNADFLRRDAVRLFEKDEHGSTYVRRRDYLHKTISFYKTYEKEVSPQLDELMRKIEIFIKYKDDIME, via the coding sequence ATGATTGAAACATTCACCGTAAAAAACTATAGAAGCTATAGAGATAAAGCTGAATTGTCATTTGTAGCTTCGAAAAAAGAAGGAAGTAAGACCAACGATTTACCACCTATTTGGTATAAAGAAATAAATGGGAAGCGTATATTACGTCTGCTTTTGTGTGTGGGTTTGAATGGAACGGGTAAATCCAAGATGTTTTCTGCATTGAATTATTTGCGAATGATTGCAACCGCCAAACCGCAAAAGCCCTCTGATAAACCTGAATACAGACCATTTCTATTAGATAAATCTTCATCAACTCAACCTACGGAACTTTCGTTGATATATTATATTGATGGTACTTGTTTTAATTATGATATAAAAGTATCGTCTGAGTGTATTGAAGAGGAAGAGCTCAAATTGGTACAATCACGAAGCTCGCGTATATTTTACCGATATCACAATAAAGAATTAGATAAAGTTGTAATAAATTATGGTAGCGCATGTGATTTATCTAAATCTGATCAACATGATTTAGAAGTTAATACCCTTGCTAATGCGAGTGTGCTTTCGACATTTGGAGCATTGAACTTGGAAAGTCAAATTCTATCTAAGAATTTTGATTATTTTGAGAATCATATAAGTATGATTCATAGGTCGGATAAAAGTTTGGCAGATAAGCTGCAAACGGGTGATCCTGAAAAAGATAGAGTCTTAAAAAATTTGCTTTTGCGACTGCTGAATGATGTTGGAACCAATATTTGTGATTATGTTATAGAAGAAGCGAGTTTAAATATTTCAGAACTTATAGCAAATGGAGCTCCGGATATTGTGATTAAAGCTATGATGGAACAATATCCCTCAGGAGTAATTACCCATAAAAATTTACGGTTTATCCATTCTACAAAAGATGGGGAAAGTGGATTGGATTTTGATCTGGAATCTTTGGGAACAAAGAATATTATCAGATTATTGGTGGTTTTGTATGATGTGGTCGTCGGAGAGAAATCCACTTGTATTGATGAAATAGAGTATGGTATACATACTAAAGCACTTGCATTTATTCTGAAAATGTATTTAACCATAGCAGAGAATTGTCAGCTTATAGTTGCAACTCATGATCTTTCGTTACTTAATGCTGATTTCTTAAGGCGAGATGCTGTAAGACTCTTTGAAAAAGATGAGCATGGTTCAACCTACGTCCGACGTAGAGACTATTTGCATAAAACAATAAGTTTTTATAAAACCTACGAAAAAGAAGTTTCCCCACAACTTGATGAACTAATGCGTAAAATAGAGATATTTATTAAGTATAAAGACGATATTATGGAATGA
- a CDS encoding helix-turn-helix domain-containing protein, translating into MLGNIYILTDTELCNRIAAKIKTVRLKQNMSQAELADKSGVSISTIKRMEDGEVKNFESLIRVLRTLGKLDIFVPLVEEEQLSPNEYYELASKANKPKRKRASKSYTKENKEESEW; encoded by the coding sequence ATGTTGGGCAATATATACATACTGACAGATACCGAGCTTTGCAACAGGATTGCAGCCAAAATAAAAACAGTACGTCTGAAGCAGAACATGTCGCAGGCCGAGCTGGCAGACAAGAGCGGTGTTTCCATCTCCACCATAAAGCGCATGGAGGACGGGGAGGTAAAGAACTTCGAGTCGCTGATCCGCGTCCTGCGCACCCTGGGCAAGCTCGACATCTTCGTCCCGCTCGTCGAGGAGGAGCAGTTGAGTCCGAATGAATACTACGAGTTGGCCAGCAAAGCAAACAAGCCCAAGCGCAAGCGGGCATCCAAAAGTTACACAAAAGAGAATAAGGAGGAATCGGAATGGTAG
- a CDS encoding type II toxin-antitoxin system HipA family toxin: MVDVARVNLYGQPIGSVRWDQRYEIAQFEYDPDFVRQGIEPSPLMMPVREGRVYSFGELDKTTFKGLPGMLADSLPDTYGRALFEKWLALTGRTSGNAIETLCFLGKRCMGALEFEPAIDAVDTDIRIEVDSLVDVAREALADKLSFNVNISSDKKAAIAEILRLGISAGGQRAKAIIAYNKATGEIRSGQVEAPDGFDYYIIKLDGVSATAGFRETENFGRLEYSFSHLVKECGIDMAECSLIEENGRAHFLTKRFDRINGAKVHMQTLCGIAHFDYRLLRAYSYEQAFAVMRGLRLTYKEAQEMFRRMVFNVVVRNQDDHTKNISFLMDKNGKWRLSPAYDMGYAYNPDGQWTSAHQMSINGKFSSITKDDLLECAAKNNIKNAARIIDEVCQAASGWPEIARECEVPQKMIEEILPNMVFF; encoded by the coding sequence ATGGTAGATGTAGCTCGTGTCAATCTATACGGCCAGCCCATAGGCTCGGTACGTTGGGATCAAAGATATGAAATCGCACAGTTCGAGTACGATCCGGACTTTGTGCGACAAGGCATAGAGCCTTCGCCGCTGATGATGCCCGTAAGGGAAGGACGTGTGTACAGTTTCGGGGAGCTCGACAAAACGACCTTCAAAGGCCTGCCCGGGATGCTGGCGGACTCCCTGCCGGATACATACGGCCGTGCCCTCTTTGAGAAATGGCTGGCCCTGACGGGCCGGACCAGCGGCAATGCGATCGAGACGCTTTGTTTTTTAGGCAAACGCTGCATGGGAGCCCTTGAATTCGAGCCGGCCATCGACGCAGTCGATACGGATATCCGGATAGAGGTCGATTCGCTGGTGGATGTAGCCAGAGAAGCCCTTGCCGACAAATTAAGTTTCAACGTGAACATCAGTTCCGACAAGAAGGCTGCCATTGCGGAGATTCTGCGCCTCGGCATCTCAGCCGGCGGGCAACGTGCCAAGGCAATCATTGCCTACAACAAAGCCACCGGAGAGATCCGTTCGGGACAGGTCGAGGCTCCCGATGGGTTCGACTACTACATCATCAAGCTGGACGGCGTATCCGCCACGGCCGGATTCAGGGAGACGGAGAACTTCGGGCGTCTGGAATACTCCTTCTCACATCTTGTGAAGGAATGCGGCATCGACATGGCGGAATGCTCGCTGATCGAAGAGAACGGGAGAGCCCATTTCCTAACAAAGCGGTTCGACCGGATAAACGGGGCAAAGGTGCACATGCAGACGCTCTGCGGCATCGCACACTTCGACTACCGACTCCTCAGGGCCTACTCCTACGAACAGGCGTTCGCCGTGATGCGCGGTCTGCGGCTCACCTACAAGGAGGCTCAGGAGATGTTCCGCAGAATGGTGTTCAATGTCGTTGTGCGCAACCAGGACGACCACACGAAGAACATCTCTTTCCTGATGGACAAAAACGGGAAATGGCGCCTTTCTCCGGCCTACGACATGGGCTACGCCTACAATCCCGACGGCCAGTGGACCTCGGCCCACCAGATGTCGATAAACGGCAAATTCAGCAGCATCACCAAAGACGACCTGCTCGAATGCGCGGCCAAGAACAACATCAAGAATGCCGCACGGATTATCGACGAGGTTTGCCAGGCGGCATCCGGATGGCCGGAGATCGCCCGGGAGTGCGAAGTACCGCAAAAGATGATTGAAGAGATCCTGCCAAATATGGTTTTCTTCTAA
- a CDS encoding UvrD-helicase domain-containing protein, giving the protein MPFATDEEIKIAHDILLKDKKPFDSDKVNIIKEDSSCYVQACPGSGKTTTLLAKLIILANKMPLPEGKGICVLTHTNVAIDEIKAKLGTKADVLFRYPNFFGTIQTFLHKYVTAAALHYFYGSQITYVDDEMSNAVFLKKYYKLPIRESKLRGLIFKRSTLKEHTINAAEIEALGGVDMLTAANVIKKKKRVDKYIFQLKGYNWSQIPREYRSSIQTKGNSIQNSLILSFRVDWNSNKIITDSDSIRVDSPSGAEYMKIKEEMFREGILSFQDAYDLAFRYIWEKELDFSRFSDKRFKYLFIDEVQDCDGLQVDLIQKIFDENKVVIQRFGDYCQAIYERDECSGPENDKLKDKQVLHMHDSIRFGEKIAKPLRSLCMVPNDKLVGNDEIPSVTPIIITYEDPLSVLPKYVELLNTTLIPEMNNRSISDIANQEKREDPLHRINVKACGWVGKKGASAQKRYIESYFPQFEKKNAGPKVEGVSFNEFILKNLHGTIKEHATSIIQGILKYLDLCEIRNGNRRYTKTSFLEFLTATNIEQKENFLKEVMNWALLIAKSNSDDDINKIRNTIHQYIIETILPLYRKEETPDALSFFNAINENLPKGQATEHRNVYHGDSGTIDIEVSTVHAVKGETHAATLYLETFYNRHHESDRLAEQFKGVAYTGTDADTLKNLRVAYVGMSRPRYMLCVAIQQDRFDKIDCDELRKIWKVEKA; this is encoded by the coding sequence ATGCCATTTGCTACTGATGAAGAAATAAAAATAGCCCACGATATTCTGTTGAAAGATAAGAAACCTTTTGATTCTGACAAGGTAAATATTATCAAAGAAGATAGCAGTTGCTATGTTCAGGCTTGTCCTGGAAGTGGTAAGACAACGACATTGCTGGCAAAATTGATTATTCTTGCCAATAAAATGCCTCTGCCTGAAGGGAAAGGCATATGCGTACTGACACATACAAATGTAGCTATCGATGAGATAAAAGCAAAACTTGGCACAAAAGCAGATGTGCTTTTCCGGTATCCTAATTTTTTTGGAACCATACAAACTTTTTTACACAAATATGTTACAGCCGCAGCCCTTCATTATTTTTATGGTAGTCAAATAACATATGTGGATGATGAAATGAGTAATGCTGTATTCTTGAAAAAGTATTATAAATTACCCATCCGTGAAAGTAAACTTAGAGGACTGATATTTAAACGAAGCACTTTAAAAGAACATACTATTAATGCTGCCGAGATAGAAGCATTGGGTGGCGTGGATATGCTAACGGCTGCAAATGTTATTAAGAAGAAAAAGAGGGTTGACAAATATATTTTTCAATTAAAAGGTTATAATTGGAGCCAAATTCCTAGAGAATACAGATCTTCGATTCAAACAAAGGGAAATAGCATCCAAAATAGTCTAATTCTTTCGTTTAGAGTTGATTGGAATAGCAATAAAATTATAACTGATTCTGACTCGATAAGAGTAGATTCTCCATCCGGGGCTGAATATATGAAGATAAAAGAGGAAATGTTTAGAGAAGGTATTTTATCCTTCCAGGATGCTTATGACCTGGCATTTCGGTATATTTGGGAGAAGGAACTCGATTTCAGCCGTTTCTCTGACAAGAGGTTTAAATATTTGTTTATAGATGAAGTTCAGGACTGTGACGGACTGCAAGTAGATTTAATCCAAAAGATATTTGACGAGAATAAAGTGGTCATTCAGCGTTTTGGAGATTACTGCCAAGCTATCTATGAGAGAGACGAATGTAGCGGACCGGAAAATGACAAATTGAAAGATAAGCAAGTCTTACATATGCACGACAGCATCCGGTTCGGAGAAAAAATCGCCAAACCGTTGAGATCGTTATGCATGGTACCGAATGATAAACTTGTAGGCAATGATGAGATTCCATCTGTAACCCCTATCATCATTACTTATGAGGATCCCTTATCTGTTCTTCCCAAATATGTGGAACTGCTCAATACTACATTGATTCCAGAAATGAATAATCGTTCAATCTCGGATATTGCAAATCAAGAGAAACGAGAAGATCCACTACACAGAATAAATGTTAAGGCTTGTGGATGGGTCGGAAAGAAAGGGGCCAGTGCTCAAAAAAGATATATAGAGTCATACTTTCCTCAGTTTGAAAAGAAGAATGCAGGACCTAAAGTGGAAGGAGTTTCTTTCAATGAATTCATACTCAAAAATCTCCATGGAACCATTAAGGAACATGCCACATCTATCATTCAAGGTATATTAAAATATCTGGATTTATGTGAAATAAGAAATGGTAATCGACGTTACACCAAGACCTCCTTTTTAGAATTCCTGACCGCAACGAATATTGAGCAAAAAGAGAACTTTCTAAAAGAAGTCATGAATTGGGCCTTACTCATAGCCAAGAGCAATAGCGACGATGATATAAACAAAATAAGAAACACTATACATCAATATATTATAGAAACAATATTGCCCTTATATAGGAAAGAAGAGACTCCAGATGCACTCAGTTTCTTTAATGCAATAAACGAAAATCTCCCCAAGGGCCAAGCAACGGAACATAGGAATGTTTACCATGGTGATAGTGGTACAATAGACATTGAGGTATCCACAGTCCATGCTGTCAAAGGAGAGACTCATGCTGCGACACTCTATCTGGAAACATTTTACAATAGACATCATGAATCAGACCGCTTAGCAGAACAATTTAAAGGCGTTGCTTATACAGGAACAGATGCGGATACACTCAAAAACTTAAGAGTCGCATATGTAGGTATGAGCCGGCCTCGATATATGTTATGTGTTGCTATCCAGCAAGATCGATTTGACAAAATTGATTGTGATGAATTGAGGAAGATTTGGAAAGTAGAAAAAGCATGA
- a CDS encoding ATP-dependent nuclease — protein sequence MYLSILKLWNFRKYCAMADGKPGLEIHFQKGVNVLIGENDSGKTAIVDAIRYVLRTQSGEFIQFDDKDFYQDPAGNRKDEFKIECVFDGINEQDAGLFWEWLSWSEDKTKYLLKVWLYVKRKDNVIMPTFSAGIEGQTDRMDSEARELLKVVYFKPLRDALTDMTHGYKSRLAQILSAHELFKTEKDVQGNITKHKLETDYEKLKKEIENYFKIGGSGESITSEINSFLKDHFLLKGDPRKAEVKLTGGELTEILRLLDLIMEGNKSGLGTLNLLCIAAEMLLFNNQKKGLKLALVEELEAHLHPQYQLRLIEYISSQKKNEQFILSTHSITLASKIKLANMIVLKGNDAFPMSSEYTKMKPADYKFLERFLDATKANLFFARGLIMVEGDAENLLIPAIAQLIGKNLYQYGVSVVNVGSTAYKRYVNIFKRKDGKSFGMPIAVISDLDVRAFEYYDDNSKDRKTPKYWLRDDLRPELEKISTEVDYDAMSTVFESKSAFEEEVRKHKNANFKPIGETIDRMKDILTEDKRVALNEDILARIREEKRTRLENAINADKIKIFLPQAWTLEYEIAGSGLYKLLATAIKAAQQEKDHPELEITDKILNQLWNDVTNEFPDEGIPTKEVAYKIFEPLNDGTVSKAITAQYLAGILAGELAPVSDGTVNRDKVKSIVENDDKLKYLVEAIKYVTE from the coding sequence ATGTACCTTTCGATACTTAAACTTTGGAATTTTAGAAAATATTGTGCTATGGCTGATGGAAAGCCTGGATTAGAAATCCATTTTCAAAAAGGAGTGAATGTCCTGATAGGAGAGAATGATTCAGGTAAAACAGCTATTGTGGATGCCATTCGTTATGTGCTGAGAACTCAAAGCGGAGAATTTATTCAATTTGATGATAAAGATTTTTATCAAGACCCTGCTGGGAACAGAAAGGATGAATTCAAAATAGAGTGCGTATTTGACGGAATAAATGAGCAAGACGCTGGCTTATTCTGGGAATGGTTGTCGTGGAGCGAAGACAAGACAAAATATTTACTAAAAGTATGGCTATACGTTAAGCGAAAAGATAACGTAATAATGCCGACTTTCTCCGCAGGGATCGAAGGTCAAACTGATAGAATGGATTCTGAAGCAAGAGAACTTCTAAAAGTAGTATATTTTAAGCCACTTAGGGATGCGCTCACAGACATGACTCACGGGTACAAGTCAAGGCTGGCACAGATACTGAGTGCACATGAACTTTTCAAAACGGAGAAAGACGTTCAAGGGAATATTACAAAACATAAACTTGAAACAGATTATGAAAAACTGAAAAAGGAAATTGAGAACTATTTCAAGATTGGAGGTAGTGGAGAAAGTATAACAAGCGAAATCAACAGTTTCCTAAAAGATCATTTTCTGTTGAAAGGTGACCCGCGGAAAGCTGAGGTTAAACTGACAGGAGGGGAACTGACAGAAATATTGAGACTACTCGATTTGATTATGGAAGGTAATAAATCGGGGCTTGGGACTCTCAACTTACTATGCATAGCGGCTGAAATGCTGCTCTTTAACAACCAGAAGAAAGGATTGAAATTAGCTCTTGTGGAAGAATTGGAGGCTCACCTTCATCCTCAATATCAATTGAGACTGATTGAATATATTTCTTCCCAAAAGAAAAATGAGCAATTTATCCTTTCAACCCATAGCATTACATTGGCATCGAAGATAAAGTTGGCGAATATGATTGTGCTGAAAGGTAATGATGCATTTCCCATGTCATCAGAATATACAAAAATGAAGCCAGCCGACTACAAATTTTTAGAAAGATTCCTCGATGCAACAAAAGCCAACTTATTCTTTGCCAGAGGGCTAATCATGGTGGAGGGTGATGCAGAAAATCTGCTAATACCTGCTATAGCCCAATTGATTGGGAAGAATCTTTATCAGTATGGCGTATCCGTTGTGAACGTGGGAAGTACAGCATATAAAAGATATGTCAATATATTCAAACGCAAAGATGGAAAATCATTTGGAATGCCTATAGCTGTTATTTCTGATCTGGATGTCAGAGCTTTTGAATATTACGATGACAATAGTAAAGATCGAAAAACTCCGAAATATTGGTTGAGAGATGATCTAAGGCCTGAGTTAGAGAAAATTTCAACCGAAGTAGATTATGATGCTATGTCAACTGTCTTCGAGAGTAAATCTGCCTTTGAGGAAGAAGTTAGGAAGCATAAGAACGCGAATTTTAAACCTATTGGTGAAACAATAGACCGCATGAAGGATATACTAACAGAAGATAAGAGAGTGGCCTTAAATGAAGATATATTAGCTCGGATTCGAGAGGAAAAGAGAACGCGATTAGAAAATGCCATCAATGCAGATAAAATCAAAATATTCCTACCACAAGCATGGACGCTGGAATACGAGATTGCAGGAAGTGGCTTGTATAAGTTATTGGCTACAGCGATAAAAGCAGCCCAACAGGAAAAGGACCATCCAGAGCTGGAAATAACAGATAAAATTTTGAATCAATTATGGAATGATGTAACGAATGAGTTTCCAGACGAAGGCATTCCAACTAAAGAAGTGGCATATAAGATATTTGAACCTTTGAATGATGGAACCGTAAGTAAAGCCATCACTGCGCAGTATTTAGCAGGAATACTGGCAGGAGAGCTAGCTCCTGTTAGTGATGGAACTGTAAATCGAGATAAAGTGAAGTCTATCGTTGAGAATGACGACAAACTGAAGTATCTTGTGGAGGCCATCAAATATGTTACGGAATAA
- a CDS encoding pPIWI-associating nuclease domain-containing protein, with product MKPLKDYLIKNFEKSTLEQIADDYREKGYTIKRGERVGPYKVDLSATKGDEAIYIELKTHSENPEATRRIKAMVDYFKKYEPNAKFIVAISRIPELKEIKFDEIETVLSDFFTMNVPSDLDILSSHTRIDEVHEVNINAISIQQGNFYITCNGMVDVSLQYGSDSEQEIGDKPMRISFPFKFKGTIRYDGKDYSVKDYNELKIDTDAYYM from the coding sequence ATGAAACCATTGAAAGATTATTTAATCAAGAATTTTGAGAAGTCAACACTTGAACAGATTGCAGATGATTATCGAGAAAAGGGATACACCATAAAACGAGGTGAAAGGGTGGGGCCGTACAAAGTAGATCTTTCAGCCACGAAAGGCGATGAAGCTATATATATTGAACTAAAGACTCATAGTGAAAATCCCGAGGCAACGCGAAGGATAAAAGCTATGGTGGACTATTTTAAAAAATATGAGCCAAATGCAAAATTTATAGTAGCTATTTCACGTATTCCAGAATTAAAGGAAATAAAATTTGATGAGATTGAGACCGTATTGAGTGATTTTTTTACAATGAATGTACCCTCAGATCTTGATATTCTTTCCTCTCATACAAGAATAGATGAAGTGCATGAAGTTAACATAAATGCAATAAGTATTCAGCAAGGAAATTTTTATATCACTTGTAATGGAATGGTAGATGTGTCACTTCAGTATGGCTCTGATTCTGAACAAGAAATTGGAGATAAGCCAATGCGGATATCGTTTCCTTTCAAATTTAAAGGGACAATTAGATATGATGGTAAAGATTATAGTGTAAAAGATTATAATGAACTGAAGATTGATACTGATGCGTATTATATGTGA
- a CDS encoding RusA family crossover junction endodeoxyribonuclease: MELVIRGLVPLSYNSRDKEKKSEYREQIRSAFQRKYKGRVPTFPANEELYARVYFFTSSGVNVDCDNISKPIWDAVNALVYVDDRKIVMRTAAVIDVNIHPFSIIDTSSIESEVAADLMQGLIETEVKCLYIECNKFKESMIKIGGGNV, translated from the coding sequence ATGGAATTAGTAATTCGTGGTTTAGTTCCGCTATCATATAATTCTCGGGATAAAGAGAAGAAATCTGAATATCGAGAACAGATACGTTCAGCATTTCAACGAAAATATAAGGGCCGGGTACCAACATTTCCTGCGAATGAAGAATTATACGCCAGAGTATATTTTTTCACAAGTAGTGGAGTAAACGTAGATTGTGATAATATCAGTAAACCAATTTGGGATGCAGTGAATGCATTAGTGTATGTGGATGACCGTAAGATAGTGATGCGAACTGCAGCTGTTATAGATGTAAACATTCATCCATTTAGCATCATAGATACCTCTTCTATTGAGAGTGAAGTGGCGGCTGATTTGATGCAAGGATTAATAGAAACAGAAGTTAAGTGCTTGTATATAGAATGCAATAAGTTTAAAGAATCAATGATAAAAATAGGAGGGGGAAACGTATGA
- a CDS encoding Fic family protein, which yields MKYLNIKKALAAWQNLQPLSEKDRERLSRRFTVDFNYNSNHIEGNTLTYGQTEILLLFGKVIGEADVRDVQEMTASNVGLRMMTEEAAEKGVPLTQNFIRTLHKTILREDYTVYRNLPGGMQTSYVIHAGQYKTRPNSVVTRYGDRFEYASPEETPGLMGDLVDWYNTAEKEGKLSPVELAALFHYRYIRIHPFEDGNGRIARLMVNYILTRHDYPMIVVRSRRKSEYLEALHQTDLEVGPIPSDGAHAGIKDIRPFLKYFNDLVATEVYNDVLFVSEKNENVWWYDGERITFRTPNYTKILNAMRTQPTLTLADMKEETGISVTAIQKLLDQLISKKYVERGEKEGSWRVFVTQ from the coding sequence ATGAAGTATCTTAATATAAAAAAGGCTTTGGCGGCATGGCAGAATTTGCAGCCACTGTCGGAGAAGGATCGAGAAAGGCTTAGCCGGCGTTTTACAGTAGATTTCAATTACAATAGTAACCACATTGAGGGTAACACGTTAACTTACGGGCAGACGGAAATTCTTCTACTTTTCGGAAAGGTGATTGGAGAAGCTGACGTTCGTGACGTACAAGAAATGACTGCAAGTAACGTAGGTCTGCGAATGATGACGGAAGAGGCTGCGGAGAAGGGAGTGCCATTGACACAGAATTTTATCCGAACATTACATAAAACCATATTACGAGAGGACTATACTGTTTATCGTAATTTGCCTGGTGGTATGCAAACGAGTTATGTGATTCATGCCGGCCAGTATAAGACACGGCCTAACAGCGTTGTTACTCGGTATGGAGACAGATTCGAATATGCCTCACCCGAGGAGACTCCAGGATTAATGGGAGACTTGGTGGATTGGTATAATACCGCAGAGAAAGAGGGGAAGTTGTCTCCGGTAGAGTTAGCCGCACTGTTTCATTATCGCTATATACGCATTCATCCTTTCGAGGACGGCAATGGTCGTATTGCCCGACTAATGGTGAACTACATTCTGACTCGCCATGATTATCCGATGATTGTTGTCCGAAGCCGCAGAAAGAGTGAATATTTGGAAGCCTTGCATCAGACAGATCTCGAAGTAGGTCCTATTCCTAGTGATGGTGCACATGCCGGGATCAAGGATATCCGTCCTTTTTTGAAATATTTCAATGACTTGGTGGCTACGGAGGTGTATAATGATGTTCTGTTTGTGAGCGAGAAGAATGAGAATGTGTGGTGGTATGATGGGGAGCGGATTACATTCCGAACGCCCAATTATACAAAGATCTTGAACGCTATGCGAACACAACCGACATTGACTCTTGCGGATATGAAAGAAGAAACTGGTATTAGTGTGACTGCTATACAAAAATTGTTGGATCAATTGATTTCAAAAAAGTATGTGGAGCGAGGCGAGAAGGAAGGGAGCTGGAGAGTATTTGTAACACAATGA